The region GCGTTGGCGTTGGCGTTGGCGCACACATATTCGTCCATGATGCGTTCGAGCAGCAAACAATCGCTGTGAGCATCGGCGACAGCGTGTGCGCTGCTTAGGTAGACGCACGACGTCGAAGCATCACGGCCCAGCACGAGATACAACTGAAATGGCGCGCGCCGCTTCCAATCGAGCCTGTTGAGCTCGTTCAATCTCATGAGCAGCGCGCGAAATCCCGCGTCGCCGAAATCGCATCGACCGTTCCAGCGATGGACACGCAGCGCGACGCTCCCCGCGTCCACATCGTGCGCCGCGCCAGGATCAGGCGGGTAGCCGGCGTGAAGCAACGGGAAGGCCCGTGCAGCACGCGTGACGGCGCCAGCGAGGCGTGCTGCGCACAACGTGCCGTCTAGAACGAGAATCTGGTTGGTATTGGTATTGTCGTAGCGAACCAATTCCGCAAATGCTTCGGTCAGCGCATCGACACGGTTGCCGCTAAACTGCGGCGCGGCGACGGGAGGCGGCGAAGACATGAGGACACTCACGCTTGCGTTTCCAACTGCCCTGCGACCGGAGGTATCTTGAGCGGCACCTCCGACCGGTACCAATCGACCAGGCGCGCGAGCAGGTCCTTGTCAACAGGCGTCGAACGCGATTCCCGCTTCAGTGCCGCATCGAGGCTCGTGCGGTTGAACGTCCAATCGGTGCTCGCAAACAGGCGATTCGCATCAATCGCACGATCAATACGCTGATCGAGCAGTGTCATCGGCGGTCCATGCGTCGCGCGTACGCCAGTCGTCTCGCTGATGATCGACAGGAGCTGCCGATTGTTCAGTTCGCGGCCACCGGAGCAATGGAACACCTCAAAAGCGGCACCCTGATCCTCACGCGACGTCAGTCCCGCCATGTCGTCGACGACGCGATCAACCGTCACGAGATCGGGCTTGACGTCGCCCGGCAGATTCAGCCGCGCGTGGGATGCCCCTGCGCGGCGCACGGCTTCGATTGCATCGACGAACATGTAGAAACCAAAACCATTGCGTCGGGCCCATCCAGTCTGCGCGTGACCGACAACGATCGTCGGCCGGAAAATGGCGACCGGCAGCGCTCCCTCCTGGTGCAGCACGGACAGCGACTGCTCCGCGCACCATTTCGTAACCTGATAGCTGTTCACGCAAGGATTGCCGACGTGCAATGTCTCGTCTGTATTACCGCCCCGGATGCCCGCAGTGTATGCGGTCGACACGTAGTAGAAGCGCTTGCAAGCGGGCGCGTGCGCAGCGACCTTCCGATATAGGTCCACGGTGCCGCACACGTTGGTTTGATACGCATGCGCAAGCTTGTTCGCCGAATAGCTCATCTCTGCAGCGCAATGCCAGACGGCGTCGGCCGCTTGCAGCGAGTCGGCGTCGAGCGCGTCAGCGAGCGGACCCTGCCCCGCGTCGAACGTTACCAAGCGATCGCGGATAGCAGCACCAAGGTCAAGTCCGCAGCCGGCGGCCGCTTCACGCACGGCCGTTTCGGTGCGGCAGCCATCCTGATCATTGCGGGACACCGCGAGCACGGTCGCGCCGCGGGATAACAAGGTCGCAGCAAGTGCGCTGCCGACAAAGCCGGTGGCACCAGTCAAAATTATCTTATTCATTCTGCATTCCTACATTAACGGCGCACCAAGATATGTATGCGATGTCCAGCGAGCAAGTCGGCGAAACAATCAGACTTCGATGATGTGCTCGTCGACCTTGACGCCGACATGGCGACCCGGCTGCGTCGTGAATCCCAGCACGCAATCGCCGGGGCGCAGTTCGGTCACGTGGCGGGGTAACGCCTGATCTGAAAAGACGCGCACATGCCAGTCGTCCTGCATGACGATGTTGACGTTCTCGCCGCCGTCGAACGTCACTTCTATCAGGATCAGCGGACGGATCTCCGTCTTGACGCGTCCCACGTAAATCTGCCGCGTGCGGCCCGACGCATTGACCGCGGTGATCTGCGAGCCTGCCTTGAGTTCGCTGATATAGCTGGTCCGGTCGCTTGCATGAAAGACGTAGCTGTGTACTGAAGCTGCGTTGATGCGGAACGGACGGAGTTCCATATAGGGAAGATGGAAGACTTCCGGGCAGCACAACAGTCCGCCCGTCGACGTGGACCCTACCAACAGGCCCTCGTCGGGTTCGAACATGTGCGTTGTGTCAATACAAGCCCGATAGCCAAGGCCGAGATGACGCGTCGCCCTCACCACACCCGTCTGAACACGCATGGGCGGGTTGCGGACCGCATCGAGCTTTGCGACGAAGGCGTCGAACTGCGCCACGTCGGTGAAACTCGCCACTACGCCGTCGCTTCCGAGTTCCAGCACCCCAAGCGCGATCACCGCGTCGTCGACATCCGCGCCGACTTCCTTGAGGAGACGCGCCGGTTGGGTGTGCAACTCGGCGATCACCAGTTCGAGTGGAATGTTGGTCGGATCTTTAAACGACACCATCACGCAATCGTGATGGACACCATGGCGGAACGAGTCGCCCAGCGAGCGCGCATCGTTGACATGCGTACGGAAGCAGGTCGACCAGCCCGAATCGGCGGCTTGTGCCAATAGCTGGATATCGGCGCTCGACACGATGCTCCTGGCTTCGCCCTCTTGCGCCTCAGCGAAGAAACCGGCCGCCTGCGCCAACTGCCAATCGGCCGCGTCGGCACAAGCGACGACGCGCGTCGTGGTCGGCGGAAAGCGATCGGCAAACGTGCTCCAGTTATTCGGATAAAGGACTACGCCATTGAAACCGCTCTCAATGATCTTGCCGATGATCTCTTCGCGTTGCACGTCGGTCAGGTTTTCGAGTGCACGCGTGTCATACCAAAGTGCGATGCTTTCCGCATCATGCAGTGCCGAAACGGATTGCTGCCGCTTGCGTCCCTTGGACGGCGCGTTGACGGACGGCTTCTGCATTGCTTCCTGATTCATGGTTGCTCTCTACGGTTGCCTTCTACTACATTTAAAATATTTTATAGACCTAATTAATTTCATAACAACCTCTATCGACGAAAATCATCGACGAGTCCATTGTGTAGTTTTTTGTCACAAGACGAACGATGGTAAATCGTCGCATTACATAACTTCCGTTACCGGTATGCGGAACCGCTATATCAGAGTGGCAACGCTCTGCGCGCCCCCCGCCCGGTAAATCCAATCTTCTGAAACGGATCGAATAACGCTATTGCCCTGACTAACCCGCTATGCCCATTGCCGGATCGCTGACGCTGTCCTTACCCGTTTCGACACGGCCTGCAAAACGCCGCGAGAAACCACCTGCCTCGGCAAGCGTGAAGTCGTACCAGCGCACTCTGCTGCGCATGCTGAGCGTCCGCCTGGGCTTTGCTCGAGTATCTGGTGAACGCCTTTCGCCGCCACAAATACAGACACCCCCTCGTCGATGTAGCCCGGCATCGTCAATACCCTCGACTCGCCGAGTGCGAATGAGGTCGCTGCCTGTAATGCCGGTGGCAACGCGTCAAACAATTGCCGTGTCGCCGCCGGGTCACTGCCCAGATTCCCCGCCACCGCAGCCGGCCAAGGCAGCGGCGAAGGTGAGCGAGATCGTTTTTGCCGAGATGATTTTCATCCCCAACTCCCCCCGACCAGGTCGGTCGGCTTGCAGGCCGTCTGCACCGCGCGCAACTGCCTGTGGTGACTGAGCGTCCCGGCTGAGCGGAAGTAGCACCTGCCCGGCAGGAACTGCAGGGAGTGAAAGATCGACTGACACCCTGCCTACTCATGTTGGCAGGTCAAGGACGGTCTTCAGCGTGGTCCAATGCCGCAACCACGGGTAAATACGAACATCAGCGCGATGTCAGCGGGTTCAGCGATCCACCAGCCGGCTGAGATTACCGCGCACCCGTTGCAGCAGTGCGATGAGCTGCTTCGCTTCTTCGTCGGTAAAGCCGTTCAGCGCTTCGAGCGCGATTTCATCGCCCACTTTGCGGGCCTTGCCAAGCGTGCGCTCGGCCTTCGGCGTCATACGCACCTGGCGCTCGCGGCGATCCTGCGGATTGGCCGTGCGCTCGATCCAGCCGCCCTCTTCCATGCGGTCCAGCAGACGTCCCGCCGAAATCGGCGCGACTTCGAGCAGGTCCGCGAGCCGCGCCTGGTTGATGTCGCCGTAATGGGCAAGGTTGGCCAGCACGCGGCACTGCGCGCGCGTCAGATCGACCGATGACTTCGCTAGATCGTCGAAACGCTTGCCTGTCAGGCGGCCGACGTCGGAAATCAGAAAGCCGAAACGCTCTTCGAGTTGGATGCTCATGCGCGGATTATACGAAAGGCCTTCGTTTGTCGTCGTCGGAATGGGTGTAAGCAAGCGCAATTCAGGCTCCGCATAATTCCTGGTGGGCGCATGCGCATGCAGCCGATATACTAAGCATGCTTACTATATCGAAGATCCCGCTCGCCCATGTCCTCCGACTCCCCGCCGACGAGCGCCGCCGTCCCGCTCAACCGGCCGATGATCACCGTCTCGATCATGCTCGCGACGCTGATCCAGACGCTCGACAGCACCATCGCCAATGTCGCGCTGCCGCACATGCAGGGCACGCTGTCCGCGTCGCAGGATGAGATCACGTGGGTGCTGACCTCGTATATCGTCGCGGCCGCGATCGCCACGCCTTTGACCGGCTGGCTGTCCGACCGGCTGAGCGTCAAGCGGTTGCTGATCTTTGCGATCGGCGGCTTCACGGTGGCCTCGGCGCTGTGCGGGTTGTCGGAAACGCTGACGCAGATCGTCGCGTCGCGTTTGCTGCAGGGGATTTTCGGGGCCTCGCTGGTGCCCCTGTCGCAGTCGATCCTGCTCGACATCAATCCGCGCGAAAAGCAGGGCCAGGCGATGGCGGTGTGGGGCATGGGCGTGATGGTCGGGCCGATTCTCGGGCCGACGCTCGGCGGCTGGCTCACCGATAGCTATAACTGGCGCTGGGTGTTTTTCATCAACGTGCCGATCGGCGCGTTTGCGCTGTTCGGCGTGGCCACCTTCCTGCCGGCGCGTGAACCGAAACACGACGCCAAGTTTGACGCATTCGGCTTTGCCACCCTGGGTCTTGCCATCGGCGCGCTGCAGGCGATGCTCGACCGCGGCGAGCAGCTCGACTGGTTCGGCTCGCATGAGATCGTCATCGAAGCGATGGTCGCGGCGCTCAGCTTCGCGTTCTTCCTCGTGCATACCGCGACGGTCGGCAAGCAATCGTTCTTCAAATATGAGTTGCTGAAGGACCCGAACTTCGCCACCGGCACGTTCTTTATTTTCGTGATCGGCGCGGTGATGTATGCGACGCGCGCCTT is a window of Paraburkholderia phytofirmans OLGA172 DNA encoding:
- a CDS encoding DHA2 family efflux MFS transporter permease subunit, which translates into the protein MSSDSPPTSAAVPLNRPMITVSIMLATLIQTLDSTIANVALPHMQGTLSASQDEITWVLTSYIVAAAIATPLTGWLSDRLSVKRLLIFAIGGFTVASALCGLSETLTQIVASRLLQGIFGASLVPLSQSILLDINPREKQGQAMAVWGMGVMVGPILGPTLGGWLTDSYNWRWVFFINVPIGAFALFGVATFLPAREPKHDAKFDAFGFATLGLAIGALQAMLDRGEQLDWFGSHEIVIEAMVAALSFAFFLVHTATVGKQSFFKYELLKDPNFATGTFFIFVIGAVMYATRALLPPMLQNLMNYPVATTGLVTAPSGAGTMVAMLFAGRLSKRVDARLLLLAGFLISAFALWQMMHYTIVLSASDIVWPGVIQGFGLGLVFVPLSALTFSTLTPELRADGTATYSLMRNIGSSIGISIVQTLITRNTQVSHADLAANITPFNPAIQPMLNSGSNYDLAALNASITQQASMIAYLNDFKLMFLATLLVIPLVLLIRPARQAPDASMAHAAMD
- a CDS encoding 3-dehydroquinate synthase II produces the protein MNQEAMQKPSVNAPSKGRKRQQSVSALHDAESIALWYDTRALENLTDVQREEIIGKIIESGFNGVVLYPNNWSTFADRFPPTTTRVVACADAADWQLAQAAGFFAEAQEGEARSIVSSADIQLLAQAADSGWSTCFRTHVNDARSLGDSFRHGVHHDCVMVSFKDPTNIPLELVIAELHTQPARLLKEVGADVDDAVIALGVLELGSDGVVASFTDVAQFDAFVAKLDAVRNPPMRVQTGVVRATRHLGLGYRACIDTTHMFEPDEGLLVGSTSTGGLLCCPEVFHLPYMELRPFRINAASVHSYVFHASDRTSYISELKAGSQITAVNASGRTRQIYVGRVKTEIRPLILIEVTFDGGENVNIVMQDDWHVRVFSDQALPRHVTELRPGDCVLGFTTQPGRHVGVKVDEHIIEV
- a CDS encoding SDR family oxidoreductase, which gives rise to MNKIILTGATGFVGSALAATLLSRGATVLAVSRNDQDGCRTETAVREAAAGCGLDLGAAIRDRLVTFDAGQGPLADALDADSLQAADAVWHCAAEMSYSANKLAHAYQTNVCGTVDLYRKVAAHAPACKRFYYVSTAYTAGIRGGNTDETLHVGNPCVNSYQVTKWCAEQSLSVLHQEGALPVAIFRPTIVVGHAQTGWARRNGFGFYMFVDAIEAVRRAGASHARLNLPGDVKPDLVTVDRVVDDMAGLTSREDQGAAFEVFHCSGGRELNNRQLLSIISETTGVRATHGPPMTLLDQRIDRAIDANRLFASTDWTFNRTSLDAALKRESRSTPVDKDLLARLVDWYRSEVPLKIPPVAGQLETQA
- a CDS encoding MarR family winged helix-turn-helix transcriptional regulator, with the translated sequence MSIQLEERFGFLISDVGRLTGKRFDDLAKSSVDLTRAQCRVLANLAHYGDINQARLADLLEVAPISAGRLLDRMEEGGWIERTANPQDRRERQVRMTPKAERTLGKARKVGDEIALEALNGFTDEEAKQLIALLQRVRGNLSRLVDR